A section of the Oryza sativa Japonica Group chromosome 1, ASM3414082v1 genome encodes:
- the LOC4327203 gene encoding glucan endo-1,3-beta-glucosidase 13: MAHVAFVALLFLLLVGHCLGGKVGICYGRNADDLPAPDKVVQLIQQQSLKYVRIYDTNIDVIKAFANTGVELMVGVPNSDLLPFAQYQSNVDTWLKNSILPYYPATMITYITVGAEVTESPVNVSALVVPAMRNVHTALKKAGLHKKITISSTHSLGILSRSFPPSAGAFNSSYAYFLKPMLEFLVENQAPFMVDLYPYYAYQNSPSNVSLNYALFSPQSQDVIDPNTGLVYTNMFDAQIDSIFFALMALNFKTLKIMVTETGWPNKGAAKETGATPDNAQTYNTNLIRHVVNDSGTPAKPGEEIDVYIFSLFNENRKPGIESERNWGLFFPDQSSIYSLDWTGRGNVDIMTGGNITNANGTWCVASANASETDLQNGLNWACGPGNVDCSAIQPSQPCYQPDTLASHASYAFNSYYQQNGANDVACDFGGTGVRTTKDPSYDTCVYMAAGSKMSTTNSSNLPVQSGFSPSRFDKNFYLLFSMLPIMIAACIV, encoded by the exons ATGGCGCATGTGGCTTTTGTTGCGCTCCTCTTCTTGCTGCTCGTCG GGCATTGCCTCGGAGGCAAGGTTGGCATCTGCTACGGCCGCAACGCCGATGACCTGCCGGCGCCGGACAAGGTGGTGCAGCTCATCCAGCAGCAGTCGCTCAAGTACGTGCGCATCTACGACACCAACATCGACGTCATCAAGGCCTTCGCCAACACCGGCGTCGAGCTCATGGTCGGCGTCCCCAACTCCGACCTCCTCCCCTTCGCGCAGTACCAGTCCAACGTCGATACCTGGCTCAAGAACAGCATCCTCCCCTACTACCCGGCCACCATGATCACCTACATCACCGTCGGCGCCGAGGTCACCGAGAGCCCCGTCAACGTGTCCGCCCTCGTCGTGCCTGCCATGCGCAATGTGCATACTGCCCTCAAGAAGGCCGGCCTGCACAAGAAGATCACCATCTCGAGCACGCACTCGCTCGGGATACTGTCCCGGTCGTTTCCGCCGTCCGCGGGGGCGTTCAACAGCAGCTACGCCTACTTCCTGAAGCCGATGCTGGAGTTCCTCGTGGAGAACCAGGCACCGTTCATGGTGGATTTGTACCCCTACTATGCGTACCAGAACTCACCAAGCAATGTCTCGCTGAACTACGCGCTGTTCTCGCCGCAGTCTCAGGATGTGATTGACCCCAACACCGGACTGGTTTACACAAACATGTTCGATGCGCAGAtcgattccattttctttgcaCTGATGGCTCTGAACTTTAAGACTCTGAAGATCATGGTCACCGAGACAGGGTGGCCAAACAAAGGGGCAGCTAAGGAGACCGGAGCAACACCTGACAATGCTCAGACCTACAACACTAATCTCATTCGTCATGTTGTTAATGACAGCGGCACACCTGCAAAACCTGGGGAAGAAATTGATGTGTACATTTTTTCATTGTTCAATGAGAACAGGAAACCAGGAATTGAGTCTGAGAGGAACTGGGGGCTGTTCTTCCCTGACCAAAGCTCTATATACAGTCTAGATTGGACTGGCAGAGGCAATGTGGACATCATGACTGGAGGAAACATTACAAATGCAAATGGTACTTGGTGTGTTGCTTCTGCTAATGCGTCTGAGACAGATCTACAGAATGGTTTAAATTGGGCATGTGGACCAGGCAATGTTGATTGCTCTGCTATTCAACCGAGTCAGCCCTGCTACCAGCCTGATACATTGGCATCACATGCTTCATATGCCTTCAACAGCTATTATCAGCAAAATGGAGCTAACGATGTAGCTTGTGACTTTGGCGGTACTGGAGTGCGGACAACTAAAGATCCAA GTTATGACACTTGTGTTTATATGGCTGCCGG GAGTAAGATGAGCACAACAAATTCATCCAACCTTCCAGTTCAAAGTGGGTTCAGCCCATCGCGATTCGACAAAAACTTCTACCTGTTGTTCTCCATGCTACCCATTATGATTGCTGCATGCATTGTGTGA